In Rhizobium sp. ARZ01, a genomic segment contains:
- a CDS encoding FAD-binding oxidoreductase — protein sequence MQHYDVAIIGGGIVGLSLAHFLAPTRAVVVLERETAHGYHSTGRSAAEFTLRDNAPEVNALARISHAFMENPPEGFASVPLLTARGSLWIGTIGKEEAVTQARQKAEAAGIAVVPLTVVEAIQRVPFLDPAYVAAAYFDPNYWDIDVDTLLQGYARSARHAGAELVTGAELLGARHENGRWKVEASSGAFTADIVVNASGGWADTVAERCGVAPAGIVPHRRTAITVDLPADIDVASLPEINEIDEIYYFKPDAGRLLASPADETPCEAADVQPEELDVAYAAHYLEEATELKIGRIASSWAGMRSFSADRLPVVGPASDNPAFFWLAGQGGFGILTSPALGQLAASLLTKQPLPEAFAREGVDPAAFSPGRFA from the coding sequence ATGCAGCATTATGACGTGGCGATTATCGGCGGTGGGATTGTGGGCCTGTCGCTGGCCCATTTTCTCGCGCCGACCCGAGCCGTCGTCGTGCTTGAGCGCGAAACGGCACATGGCTACCACAGCACCGGCCGTTCTGCTGCCGAGTTCACGCTGCGCGACAACGCACCCGAGGTGAACGCGCTCGCGCGGATCAGCCACGCCTTCATGGAGAACCCGCCGGAGGGTTTTGCCTCCGTCCCGCTTTTGACCGCGCGCGGCAGCCTGTGGATTGGCACCATCGGCAAGGAGGAGGCCGTAACGCAGGCTCGGCAGAAAGCGGAAGCGGCAGGTATTGCCGTCGTTCCCCTGACCGTCGTGGAAGCGATCCAGCGCGTGCCATTCCTCGATCCTGCCTATGTAGCTGCCGCCTATTTCGACCCCAACTATTGGGACATCGACGTCGACACCTTACTGCAGGGCTACGCCCGCTCGGCGCGGCACGCGGGCGCCGAGCTTGTCACTGGGGCCGAACTGCTCGGCGCGCGACATGAAAACGGGCGGTGGAAGGTCGAAGCCTCTAGCGGTGCCTTTACGGCCGACATCGTTGTCAACGCCAGTGGCGGCTGGGCGGATACCGTCGCTGAGCGCTGCGGTGTTGCACCGGCTGGTATCGTTCCGCACCGTCGCACTGCCATCACCGTCGACCTGCCCGCCGACATCGACGTTGCATCCCTGCCGGAGATCAACGAGATCGACGAGATCTATTATTTCAAACCGGATGCCGGCCGGCTGCTTGCCTCCCCCGCCGACGAGACGCCCTGCGAGGCTGCGGACGTCCAGCCGGAGGAACTCGACGTCGCCTATGCCGCTCACTACCTCGAAGAAGCGACCGAGCTAAAGATCGGACGCATCGCCAGCAGTTGGGCCGGCATGCGCAGCTTTTCGGCCGATCGTCTGCCGGTGGTCGGTCCCGCCAGCGACAACCCCGCCTTCTTCTGGCTCGCCGGACAAGGCGGCTTCGGCATCCTGACCTCACCGGCCCTCGGACAACTCGCCGCGAGCCTGCTCACCAAACAGCCACTACCGGAAGCCTTCGCGCGCGAAGGTGTTGATCCGGCGGCCTTCTCGCCAGGCAGGTTTGCCTGA
- a CDS encoding LysR family transcriptional regulator translates to MPINRLERFAHNLDWNLLRTFVVVVEEGSITRAANRLLLQQPAVSMALKRLEQTVGHKLIDRRPGRFELTDAGERLHALCRDIFTSVVRLPEAMEPSGEEVSGHITIHTVSHALNPEWDKALASFFRQHPRVTAGVRVETTTDVIRSVERGIATLGISDGIIPAALDQMPFCIETYALYCGRGHRLFGVESVRVEELRGEPYVSFISDVLGGPHMGPVTAVRAIGSFGQQVRALAFNVEEVMRLVIANAGIGMLPVHLTGPARAAGDLWQLPPYGDLPQTETFRITNPGATLNPAERAFLAHVSDVPLWRHPTA, encoded by the coding sequence ATGCCGATCAACCGCCTCGAACGCTTCGCCCACAATCTCGACTGGAACCTGCTGCGCACCTTCGTCGTCGTGGTGGAGGAAGGCAGCATCACGCGGGCGGCCAATCGGCTTCTCCTGCAACAGCCGGCCGTAAGCATGGCGCTGAAGCGACTGGAACAGACGGTCGGCCACAAGCTCATTGACCGGCGGCCCGGGAGGTTCGAATTGACCGACGCCGGCGAGCGGCTCCATGCGCTTTGCCGCGACATCTTCACTTCCGTTGTCCGCCTGCCCGAGGCGATGGAGCCATCCGGCGAAGAGGTTTCCGGCCACATCACCATCCACACCGTCAGCCATGCCCTGAATCCGGAATGGGACAAGGCGCTTGCCTCGTTCTTCCGGCAGCACCCGCGCGTTACCGCCGGCGTCCGCGTGGAAACCACCACCGATGTCATCCGCTCGGTGGAGCGTGGCATCGCTACGCTCGGCATTTCCGACGGGATCATCCCCGCGGCGCTCGACCAAATGCCGTTCTGCATCGAGACCTATGCACTCTATTGCGGCCGCGGACACCGGCTGTTTGGCGTCGAGAGTGTGCGTGTGGAGGAACTGCGCGGCGAACCCTATGTCAGCTTCATTTCCGATGTACTCGGCGGTCCGCACATGGGGCCGGTCACCGCAGTGCGGGCGATCGGCTCGTTCGGCCAGCAGGTCCGCGCGCTCGCCTTCAATGTCGAGGAGGTCATGCGCCTGGTGATCGCCAATGCGGGAATCGGCATGCTTCCGGTTCACCTGACCGGTCCTGCGCGGGCAGCCGGCGACCTGTGGCAACTGCCGCCCTATGGCGACCTGCCGCAGACGGAAACCTTCCGTATCACCAACCCCGGCGCAACGCTCAATCCTGCCGAGCGCGCCTTCCTTGCCCATGTGAGCGACGTTCCGCTCTGGCGGCACCCAACCGCATAA
- a CDS encoding ABC transporter substrate-binding protein, with protein MKNKIAALAFAATAFLAATASAETLKIGTEGAYPPFNFQDASGKLGGFDVDIGLALCEKMKVECEVVAQDWDGIIPGLQAKKYDMIIASMFITDERKKQVSFTDPYYLAAMTHAAPKGANITDFTNEGMKGKTIGAQSGTTQANYAAAVYPDADIKLYPTQDEVNLDMANGRLDLQVGDMIPLLDWVTKNEDGKACCELIGEPITDKKFVGDGVGIAVRQEDNALRERLNQALKDIRADGTYQKINDKYFAIDVYTMK; from the coding sequence ATGAAGAATAAGATCGCCGCATTGGCGTTCGCAGCCACCGCCTTCCTTGCCGCAACGGCTTCGGCCGAAACGCTGAAAATCGGCACCGAGGGAGCCTACCCTCCCTTCAACTTCCAGGACGCAAGCGGCAAGCTCGGCGGCTTCGACGTCGATATCGGACTTGCGCTCTGCGAGAAGATGAAAGTCGAGTGCGAGGTCGTCGCCCAGGATTGGGACGGCATCATTCCCGGCCTGCAGGCCAAGAAATACGACATGATCATCGCCTCGATGTTCATCACCGACGAGCGTAAGAAGCAGGTCTCCTTCACCGATCCCTACTATCTCGCCGCCATGACCCATGCCGCCCCCAAGGGCGCCAACATCACCGACTTCACCAATGAGGGCATGAAGGGCAAGACGATCGGCGCCCAGTCCGGCACGACGCAGGCCAACTATGCTGCCGCCGTCTATCCCGATGCCGACATCAAGCTCTATCCGACGCAGGACGAGGTGAACCTCGACATGGCCAACGGCCGCCTCGACCTCCAGGTTGGCGACATGATCCCGCTGCTCGACTGGGTGACGAAGAACGAGGACGGCAAGGCCTGCTGCGAACTGATCGGCGAGCCGATCACCGACAAGAAGTTCGTCGGCGACGGTGTCGGCATTGCCGTGCGCCAGGAAGACAACGCGCTGCGCGAGCGGCTGAACCAGGCCCTGAAGGATATTCGCGCCGACGGCACCTACCAGAAGATCAACGACAAGTACTTCGCCATCGACGTCTACACGATGAAGTAA
- a CDS encoding HutD family protein produces the protein MHIVRSEDYRRMRWKNGDGETAEIAVFPPEAGLSDFDWRVSMAAVAADGPFSSFPGIDRTLSILEGEGMTLEIEGKPAITLTTRSDPLAFPADVPTTAALVKGPIVDLNVMSRRTRWTHRVEKWHVEGQHHFDAPGGVTMILTLGNLRVDAGHHAVELRRHDCIFIEDVVLLTTDMPVEGYLVRFTKS, from the coding sequence ATGCACATCGTTCGCTCTGAAGACTATCGTCGAATGCGCTGGAAGAACGGAGACGGCGAGACCGCCGAAATCGCCGTGTTCCCGCCGGAGGCAGGACTTAGCGATTTCGACTGGCGCGTGAGCATGGCCGCCGTCGCTGCCGATGGCCCCTTCTCTAGTTTCCCGGGAATTGACCGCACGCTTTCGATCCTCGAGGGCGAAGGTATGACGCTGGAAATCGAGGGAAAGCCCGCAATCACGCTGACGACGCGGAGCGATCCCCTCGCCTTTCCTGCCGATGTGCCGACGACGGCCGCCCTGGTGAAGGGCCCGATCGTCGATCTCAACGTCATGAGCCGGCGCACCCGCTGGACGCACCGGGTGGAGAAATGGCACGTCGAGGGACAGCACCATTTCGACGCCCCTGGCGGCGTCACGATGATCCTCACGCTCGGCAATCTGCGCGTGGATGCCGGTCATCACGCCGTCGAGCTTCGCCGGCACGACTGCATCTTCATCGAGGATGTCGTCCTTCTGACGACAGACATGCCGGTGGAAGGTTATCTTGTTCGCTTCACGAAAAGCTGA
- the hutU gene encoding urocanate hydratase has protein sequence MTNPRHNIRDVRAPRGTKLNAKSWMTEAPLRMLMNNLDPDVAENPHELVVYGGIGRAARTWADFDSIVATLKDLNEDETLLVQSGKPVGVFRTHKDAPRVLIANSNLVPHWATWDHFNELDKKGLAMYGQMTAGSWIYIGTQGIVQGTYETFVEAGRQHYGGNLKGKWVLTGGLGGMGGAQPLAAVMAGASCLAVECNPDSIDFRLRTRYVDEKAETLDEAMEMIARWTKKGEAKSVGLLGNTAEILPEMVRRGIRPDMVTDQTSAHDPVNGYLPKGWTMAQWKEKRVSDPKAVEKAARASMREHVEAMIAFQDMGIPTFDYGNNIRQMAKEEGLENAFAFPGFVPAYIRPLFCRGIGPFRWAALSGDPEDIYKTDAKVKELLPDNKHLHNWLDMARERISFQGVPARICWVGLGDRHKLGLAFNEMVKNGELKAPVVIGRDHLDSGSVASPNRETEAMKDGSDAVSDWPLLNALLNTASGATWVSLHHGGGVGMGFSQHSGVVICCDGSDDAARRIERVLWNDPATGVMRHADAGYDIALDCAREKGLRLPGILGN, from the coding sequence ATGACCAATCCTCGCCACAATATCCGCGATGTCCGGGCCCCCCGGGGCACCAAACTCAACGCCAAGAGCTGGATGACTGAAGCGCCGCTCAGGATGCTGATGAACAACCTCGATCCTGATGTTGCGGAAAACCCGCACGAACTGGTCGTCTATGGCGGTATCGGTCGCGCCGCCCGCACCTGGGCGGATTTCGACAGCATCGTCGCGACGCTGAAGGACCTCAACGAGGACGAGACGCTGCTCGTCCAGTCCGGCAAGCCGGTCGGCGTGTTCCGCACCCACAAGGATGCACCGCGCGTGCTCATCGCCAACTCCAACCTCGTGCCGCACTGGGCGACCTGGGACCACTTCAACGAGCTGGATAAGAAAGGGCTGGCCATGTACGGCCAGATGACTGCCGGCTCGTGGATCTACATCGGCACGCAGGGCATCGTCCAGGGCACCTATGAGACGTTTGTCGAGGCCGGCCGCCAGCACTATGGCGGCAACCTCAAGGGTAAGTGGGTGCTGACCGGCGGTCTCGGCGGCATGGGCGGCGCCCAGCCGCTCGCCGCCGTGATGGCCGGCGCCTCCTGCCTTGCCGTTGAGTGCAACCCTGACTCGATCGACTTCCGCCTGCGCACCCGCTACGTCGACGAGAAGGCCGAGACGCTGGACGAGGCGATGGAAATGATCGCCCGCTGGACGAAGAAAGGCGAGGCGAAGTCCGTCGGCCTGCTCGGCAACACCGCCGAGATCCTGCCGGAGATGGTCCGCCGCGGCATCCGCCCCGACATGGTCACCGACCAGACCTCGGCGCACGACCCGGTCAACGGCTACCTGCCGAAGGGCTGGACGATGGCGCAGTGGAAGGAAAAGCGCGTCAGCGACCCGAAGGCGGTCGAAAAGGCGGCGCGTGCCTCGATGCGCGAACATGTCGAGGCGATGATCGCCTTCCAGGATATGGGCATTCCGACCTTCGACTACGGCAACAACATCCGCCAGATGGCCAAGGAGGAAGGCCTGGAAAACGCCTTCGCCTTCCCGGGCTTCGTGCCCGCCTATATCCGCCCGCTGTTCTGCCGCGGCATCGGCCCATTCCGCTGGGCCGCGCTGTCCGGCGATCCGGAAGACATCTACAAGACCGACGCCAAGGTGAAGGAACTGCTGCCCGACAACAAGCACCTGCACAACTGGCTGGACATGGCGCGCGAGCGCATCTCCTTCCAGGGCGTGCCGGCGCGCATCTGCTGGGTGGGCTTGGGCGACCGCCACAAGCTCGGCCTCGCCTTCAACGAGATGGTCAAGAACGGCGAACTGAAGGCGCCGGTCGTCATCGGCCGCGACCACCTCGATTCGGGCTCGGTCGCCTCGCCGAACCGGGAGACGGAAGCGATGAAGGACGGCTCGGACGCTGTTTCCGACTGGCCGCTGTTGAACGCCCTGCTCAACACCGCCTCGGGCGCCACCTGGGTGTCGCTGCATCATGGCGGCGGCGTCGGCATGGGCTTCTCGCAGCATTCGGGCGTCGTCATCTGCTGCGACGGCTCCGACGACGCGGCCCGCCGCATCGAGCGGGTGCTGTGGAACGACCCGGCGACTGGCGTCATGCGCCACGCCGATGCCGGCTATGACATTGCGCTCGACTGCGCCCGCGAAAAGGGTCTGCGCCTGCCGGGCATTCTCGGCAACTGA